The proteins below come from a single Malus sylvestris chromosome 3, drMalSylv7.2, whole genome shotgun sequence genomic window:
- the LOC126615351 gene encoding uncharacterized protein LOC126615351 isoform X2: MARVIPVAMAASLLPHITSLSLPLKPYLSLTSLLFLRPFSRSCADCSPRSVHCFAVPQTPRPPNSLNGDVGPYLSCSMPHQSLKVAVLLSGGVDSSVALRLLHAAGHSCTAFYLKIWFQEDFENFWSECPWEEDLKYANAVCNQVDVPLEVVHLTDEYWKNVVSYIIEEYQCGRTPNPDVLCNTRIKFGAFMDAISSMKFDHVASGHYANVVHPPASQTDKDSVLELSQDMVKDQTYFLSHLSQAQLKRLIFPLGCLSKDEVRKLATKFDLPNKDRKDSQGICFLGKIKFNEFIARHIGEKEGVILEAESGDFLGNHRGFWFYTIGQRQGLRLPGGPWYVVEKDIKNNVVFVSRNYFSDKKRRRLFRVGSLKWLNGLPPNQISQLECKVRHGPAFCNCSLIMEPGEDGHEDVAVVHLSQDDQGLAAGQFAAFYQGRTCLGSGVILESWDDQGFPVCARAIEIARLEDKSLLGKPVKIKVKPENVITESGEADGTELCGGLENSRIAAAKPPTLMQQPSFIPS, translated from the exons ATGGCGAGAGTAATACCAGTGGCTATGGCGGCCTCTCTACTCCCCCACATCACttcgctctctctccctctcaagcCCTATCTCTCGCTGACAAGTCTCCTCTTCCTCAGACCCTTCTCTCGCTCGTGCGCCGACTGCTCCCCCCGCTCCGTTCACTGCTTCGCCGTTCCCCAAACTCCACGCCCTCCAAACAGCTTGAATGGAGATGTTGGCCCTTACTTGTCCTGTTCCATGCCTCATCAGAGCCTTAAAGTCGCCGTCTTGCTTAGCGGCGGTGTCGATAGCAGTGTCGCCCTCCGCCTCCTCCATGCCGCCGGTCACTCCTGCACCGCCTTCTACCTCAAAATTTGGTTCCAA GAAGACTTTGAGAACTTTTGGTCAGAATGCCCATGGGAAGAAGATTTGAAGTATGCAAATGCTGTCTGCAATCAG GTTGATGTCCCACTAGAAGTCGTGCATTTGACGGATGAATattggaagaatgtg GTATCCTACATTATTGAAGAGTATCAATGTGGTAGAACTCCTAACCCAGATGTTCTTTGCAATACAAGAATAAAGTTTG GTGCATTCATGGATGCCATCAGCAGTATGAAGTTTGACCATGTGGCATCTGGGCATTACGCAAATGTTGTCCACCCACCTGCAAGTCAAACGGACAAGGATTCGGTTCTAGAACTATCACAAGATATG GTGAAGGATCAGACATACTTCCTTTCACATCTTTCTCAGGCCCAGCTTAAGAGATTAATATTCCCACTTGGTTGTCTGTCAAAG GATGAAGTTCGCAAACTTGCAACAAAGTTTGATCTGCCTAACAAAGACAGAAAGGATTCACAAGGAATATGCTTTCTAGGGAAG ATCAAGTTCAATGAATTTATCGCGAGACACATAGGGGAGAAGGAAGGTGTCATATTGGAAGCTGAGTCGGGAGATTTCCTAGGAAATCATCGGGGGTTTTGGTTCTACACAATTGGTCAACGACAAGGTCTACGCCTCCCTGGAGGACCCTG GTATGTTGTTGAGAAGGATATAAAAAACAATGTAGTTTTTGTGTCAAGAAATTACTTTTCGGACAAAAAAAGAAGGCGCCTGTTTCGTGTTGGCTCCTTGAAATGGCTAAATGGTCTGCCCCCAAACCAGATCAGTCAGCTAGAGTGTAAG GTTAGGCATGGGCCTGCTTTTTGTAATTGTAGTTTAATAATGGAACCCGGTGAAGATGGTCACGAAGATGTTGCAGTTGTCCATTTATCTCAAGACGATCAAGGCCTGGCAGCTGGGCAGTTTGCGGCCTTCTACCAGGGAAGAACCTGCTTGGGCTCCGGTGTAATTTTGGAGTCTTGGGATGATCAAGGTTTTCCCGTGTGTGCAAGAGCCATTGAAATTGCAAGACTGGAAGATAAATCACTTCTGGGAAAACCAGTTAAGATTAAAGTAAAGCCTGAGAATGTTATAACGGAGTCTGGTGAGGCAGATGGTACCGAACTTTGTGGAGGACTGGAAAATTCTAGAATTGCTGCTGCCAAACCACCCACGCTCATGCAG CAACCGTCGTTTATTCCGTCATAG
- the LOC126615351 gene encoding uncharacterized protein LOC126615351 isoform X1 → MARVIPVAMAASLLPHITSLSLPLKPYLSLTSLLFLRPFSRSCADCSPRSVHCFAVPQTPRPPNSLNGDVGPYLSCSMPHQSLKVAVLLSGGVDSSVALRLLHAAGHSCTAFYLKIWFQEDFENFWSECPWEEDLKYANAVCNQVDVPLEVVHLTDEYWKNVVSYIIEEYQCGRTPNPDVLCNTRIKFGAFMDAISSMKFDHVASGHYANVVHPPASQTDKDSVLELSQDMVKDQTYFLSHLSQAQLKRLIFPLGCLSKDEVRKLATKFDLPNKDRKDSQGICFLGKIKFNEFIARHIGEKEGVILEAESGDFLGNHRGFWFYTIGQRQGLRLPGGPWYVVEKDIKNNVVFVSRNYFSDKKRRRLFRVGSLKWLNGLPPNQISQLECKVRHGPAFCNCSLIMEPGEDGHEDVAVVHLSQDDQGLAAGQFAAFYQGRTCLGSGVILESWDDQGFPVCARAIEIARLEDKSLLGKPVKIKVKPENVITESGEADGTELCGGLENSRIAAAKPPTLMQAAGSTTVPSRKQIDVEDPCLSTWIHRATNMINAT, encoded by the exons ATGGCGAGAGTAATACCAGTGGCTATGGCGGCCTCTCTACTCCCCCACATCACttcgctctctctccctctcaagcCCTATCTCTCGCTGACAAGTCTCCTCTTCCTCAGACCCTTCTCTCGCTCGTGCGCCGACTGCTCCCCCCGCTCCGTTCACTGCTTCGCCGTTCCCCAAACTCCACGCCCTCCAAACAGCTTGAATGGAGATGTTGGCCCTTACTTGTCCTGTTCCATGCCTCATCAGAGCCTTAAAGTCGCCGTCTTGCTTAGCGGCGGTGTCGATAGCAGTGTCGCCCTCCGCCTCCTCCATGCCGCCGGTCACTCCTGCACCGCCTTCTACCTCAAAATTTGGTTCCAA GAAGACTTTGAGAACTTTTGGTCAGAATGCCCATGGGAAGAAGATTTGAAGTATGCAAATGCTGTCTGCAATCAG GTTGATGTCCCACTAGAAGTCGTGCATTTGACGGATGAATattggaagaatgtg GTATCCTACATTATTGAAGAGTATCAATGTGGTAGAACTCCTAACCCAGATGTTCTTTGCAATACAAGAATAAAGTTTG GTGCATTCATGGATGCCATCAGCAGTATGAAGTTTGACCATGTGGCATCTGGGCATTACGCAAATGTTGTCCACCCACCTGCAAGTCAAACGGACAAGGATTCGGTTCTAGAACTATCACAAGATATG GTGAAGGATCAGACATACTTCCTTTCACATCTTTCTCAGGCCCAGCTTAAGAGATTAATATTCCCACTTGGTTGTCTGTCAAAG GATGAAGTTCGCAAACTTGCAACAAAGTTTGATCTGCCTAACAAAGACAGAAAGGATTCACAAGGAATATGCTTTCTAGGGAAG ATCAAGTTCAATGAATTTATCGCGAGACACATAGGGGAGAAGGAAGGTGTCATATTGGAAGCTGAGTCGGGAGATTTCCTAGGAAATCATCGGGGGTTTTGGTTCTACACAATTGGTCAACGACAAGGTCTACGCCTCCCTGGAGGACCCTG GTATGTTGTTGAGAAGGATATAAAAAACAATGTAGTTTTTGTGTCAAGAAATTACTTTTCGGACAAAAAAAGAAGGCGCCTGTTTCGTGTTGGCTCCTTGAAATGGCTAAATGGTCTGCCCCCAAACCAGATCAGTCAGCTAGAGTGTAAG GTTAGGCATGGGCCTGCTTTTTGTAATTGTAGTTTAATAATGGAACCCGGTGAAGATGGTCACGAAGATGTTGCAGTTGTCCATTTATCTCAAGACGATCAAGGCCTGGCAGCTGGGCAGTTTGCGGCCTTCTACCAGGGAAGAACCTGCTTGGGCTCCGGTGTAATTTTGGAGTCTTGGGATGATCAAGGTTTTCCCGTGTGTGCAAGAGCCATTGAAATTGCAAGACTGGAAGATAAATCACTTCTGGGAAAACCAGTTAAGATTAAAGTAAAGCCTGAGAATGTTATAACGGAGTCTGGTGAGGCAGATGGTACCGAACTTTGTGGAGGACTGGAAAATTCTAGAATTGCTGCTGCCAAACCACCCACGCTCATGCAG GCAGCAGGATCCACAACTGTTCCAAGTAGAAAACAAATTGACGTTGAGGATCCATGTCTTAGCACATGGATACATAGGGCTACCAACATGATTAATGCAACGTGA
- the LOC126615351 gene encoding uncharacterized protein LOC126615351 isoform X3 — MPMGRRFEVCKCCLQSGYANGGELQLKLNNTCLQVDVPLEVVHLTDEYWKNVVSYIIEEYQCGRTPNPDVLCNTRIKFGAFMDAISSMKFDHVASGHYANVVHPPASQTDKDSVLELSQDMVKDQTYFLSHLSQAQLKRLIFPLGCLSKDEVRKLATKFDLPNKDRKDSQGICFLGKIKFNEFIARHIGEKEGVILEAESGDFLGNHRGFWFYTIGQRQGLRLPGGPWYVVEKDIKNNVVFVSRNYFSDKKRRRLFRVGSLKWLNGLPPNQISQLECKVRHGPAFCNCSLIMEPGEDGHEDVAVVHLSQDDQGLAAGQFAAFYQGRTCLGSGVILESWDDQGFPVCARAIEIARLEDKSLLGKPVKIKVKPENVITESGEADGTELCGGLENSRIAAAKPPTLMQAAGSTTVPSRKQIDVEDPCLSTWIHRATNMINAT; from the exons ATGCCCATGGGAAGAAGATTTGAAGTATGCAAATGCTGTCTGCAATCAG GTTATGCAAACGGGGGGGAGTTACAACTGAAACTAAACAACACTTGTTTACAGGTTGATGTCCCACTAGAAGTCGTGCATTTGACGGATGAATattggaagaatgtg GTATCCTACATTATTGAAGAGTATCAATGTGGTAGAACTCCTAACCCAGATGTTCTTTGCAATACAAGAATAAAGTTTG GTGCATTCATGGATGCCATCAGCAGTATGAAGTTTGACCATGTGGCATCTGGGCATTACGCAAATGTTGTCCACCCACCTGCAAGTCAAACGGACAAGGATTCGGTTCTAGAACTATCACAAGATATG GTGAAGGATCAGACATACTTCCTTTCACATCTTTCTCAGGCCCAGCTTAAGAGATTAATATTCCCACTTGGTTGTCTGTCAAAG GATGAAGTTCGCAAACTTGCAACAAAGTTTGATCTGCCTAACAAAGACAGAAAGGATTCACAAGGAATATGCTTTCTAGGGAAG ATCAAGTTCAATGAATTTATCGCGAGACACATAGGGGAGAAGGAAGGTGTCATATTGGAAGCTGAGTCGGGAGATTTCCTAGGAAATCATCGGGGGTTTTGGTTCTACACAATTGGTCAACGACAAGGTCTACGCCTCCCTGGAGGACCCTG GTATGTTGTTGAGAAGGATATAAAAAACAATGTAGTTTTTGTGTCAAGAAATTACTTTTCGGACAAAAAAAGAAGGCGCCTGTTTCGTGTTGGCTCCTTGAAATGGCTAAATGGTCTGCCCCCAAACCAGATCAGTCAGCTAGAGTGTAAG GTTAGGCATGGGCCTGCTTTTTGTAATTGTAGTTTAATAATGGAACCCGGTGAAGATGGTCACGAAGATGTTGCAGTTGTCCATTTATCTCAAGACGATCAAGGCCTGGCAGCTGGGCAGTTTGCGGCCTTCTACCAGGGAAGAACCTGCTTGGGCTCCGGTGTAATTTTGGAGTCTTGGGATGATCAAGGTTTTCCCGTGTGTGCAAGAGCCATTGAAATTGCAAGACTGGAAGATAAATCACTTCTGGGAAAACCAGTTAAGATTAAAGTAAAGCCTGAGAATGTTATAACGGAGTCTGGTGAGGCAGATGGTACCGAACTTTGTGGAGGACTGGAAAATTCTAGAATTGCTGCTGCCAAACCACCCACGCTCATGCAG GCAGCAGGATCCACAACTGTTCCAAGTAGAAAACAAATTGACGTTGAGGATCCATGTCTTAGCACATGGATACATAGGGCTACCAACATGATTAATGCAACGTGA